ACCAGCTTAGGAAACCAACAACAATGCTAATCAACCACATGTGCGTCATATGTAACATCATCCATGTAACTAAAATACAAACTAATACCCCTGTCATACCAAACACTGCGCCACGACTTACATGCACAGCGACTTTATCACCATATTGCATACCTGTAATAAACATAGACACTAAAAATACTGCCGGAAACGTTGCAAATATACCGCCAAATTCTTTCCAAGGTAGTGTTACAGATACAATATAACTTAATAATACTGCAAATCCCCCCACAAAAAATTTCATTAATGTTAATTTCATGATGTTCTGCCTCCAATAATTTATTACTTAATAACTGAATACAACTAATTATCACGCATTTTCCAAACTATAAATGTCTAATACTGAATATTGCGAGGGAAATGACAAACCAACAAACAACTGTGAATATTGCGCCTTTCCGATAACCTTTATGCTTAATGTAGAGAGATGTCAAAAATACAGTTAATATACAAGACAGAATACCGACAATTGCTCCAGTACTAAGATTCATCGACATCTCCACTAATTGCGTACCACGATGATCTAAAGCTAATGCGATAATAGCCGCAAGAAAGACTGCCGGCATAGTAGCTATAATACCTCCTAACTTACCACCTACCTTATCAGCAATAATTGAAGCTAATGCAACAGCGATACCACCAATGACAAAATGAAGAATTGCACTTCCAATTGAAAACATCTTCAACGTACCTTTCTATAATTAATTCAATACAAAACGTATCATTCACACAAAGTGTAAAACTTAAATTTTCTACTGTAAAGGCAACTCAAGCGATGTTCATAAAGCTTTCATGATACTTTCATAAACTAGCAATAAAGGGTTCAAATGAAAGTATA
The genomic region above belongs to Staphylococcus aureus and contains:
- a CDS encoding DUF3147 family protein: MFSIGSAILHFVIGGIAVALASIIADKVGGKLGGIIATMPAVFLAAIIALALDHRGTQLVEMSMNLSTGAIVGILSCILTVFLTSLYIKHKGYRKGAIFTVVCWFVISLAIFSIRHL
- a CDS encoding DUF3147 family protein encodes the protein MKLTLMKFFVGGFAVLLSYIVSVTLPWKEFGGIFATFPAVFLVSMFITGMQYGDKVAVHVSRGAVFGMTGVLVCILVTWMMLHMTHMWLISIVVGFLSWFISAVCIFEAVEFIAQKRLEKHSWKAGKSNSK